The Streptomyces sp. NBC_01775 genome includes a region encoding these proteins:
- a CDS encoding isochorismatase family protein — MALSAIDPKSALVLVDLQKGITRIPGAPYTPAEVIERGARLATAFRLRGLPVVLVNVTGTPPGRIETPLSGRGGEAPAPDWADLVPELDIQDTDIHVTKQSWGAFYGTSLDLELRRRGVTQVVLGGIATRFGVESTARAAHEHGYNVTVAVDACTDMSADGHRASVEGVFPRLGETATTAEILATLT, encoded by the coding sequence ATGGCCCTCAGCGCCATCGACCCCAAGAGCGCGCTCGTGCTCGTCGACCTCCAGAAGGGCATCACGCGCATCCCCGGCGCGCCCTACACCCCGGCCGAGGTGATCGAGCGCGGAGCCCGGCTGGCCACGGCGTTCCGCCTGCGCGGGCTGCCCGTGGTCCTCGTCAATGTGACGGGCACGCCGCCCGGCCGTATCGAGACCCCGCTGAGCGGCAGGGGCGGCGAGGCCCCGGCCCCCGACTGGGCCGACCTCGTCCCCGAACTCGACATCCAGGACACCGACATCCACGTCACCAAGCAGAGCTGGGGCGCCTTCTACGGCACCTCGCTCGACCTGGAGCTGCGGCGCCGGGGCGTCACGCAGGTCGTGCTCGGCGGGATCGCCACCCGCTTCGGCGTCGAGTCGACGGCCCGCGCCGCGCACGAGCACGGCTACAACGTGACCGTCGCCGTGGACGCCTGCACGGACATGTCGGCCGACGGCCACCGGGCCTCGGTGGAGGGCGTCTTCCCCCGCCTGGGCGAAACCGCCACGACGGCCGAGATCCTGGCCACCCTCACCTGA
- a CDS encoding dihydrofolate reductase family protein: protein MGRLVYTALTSLDGFIADESGNFDWAVPDEEVHAFINDLERNCGTHLYGRRTYEMMTGWETDHPKDDDSDASRDFAEIWQAADKIVYSRSLERVTTARTTLEREFDPEAVQRLKETTDHDLLIGGPGLAAHAVRAGLVDVWQLFVVPVLVGGGKRHFPEGFATPLVLRQERRFDNGMVFLRHHTAPPIEPAEQ from the coding sequence ATGGGCCGGCTCGTCTATACCGCCTTGACCTCGCTCGACGGCTTCATCGCCGACGAGAGCGGCAACTTCGACTGGGCCGTGCCCGACGAGGAGGTGCACGCCTTCATCAACGATCTGGAACGGAACTGCGGGACGCATCTGTACGGGCGCAGGACGTACGAGATGATGACCGGCTGGGAGACGGACCACCCCAAGGACGACGACTCGGACGCGAGCCGCGACTTCGCGGAGATCTGGCAGGCGGCCGACAAGATCGTGTACTCCCGCTCCCTGGAGCGGGTCACCACTGCCCGCACCACGCTTGAGCGGGAATTCGACCCGGAGGCGGTCCAGCGCCTCAAGGAGACCACCGACCACGATCTGCTCATCGGCGGCCCCGGCCTGGCGGCCCACGCCGTGCGCGCGGGCCTGGTGGACGTGTGGCAGCTCTTCGTCGTCCCCGTCCTGGTCGGCGGCGGCAAGCGGCACTTCCCCGAGGGCTTCGCCACGCCCCTCGTCCTCCGCCAGGAGCGCCGCTTCGACAACGGCATGGTCTTCCTCCGCCACCACACGGCTCCCCCCATCGAGCCCGCCGAGCAGTAG
- a CDS encoding glutathione-independent formaldehyde dehydrogenase yields MKAAVYEGPRKVTVKDVPDAKIEHPCDIVVEVTSTNICGSDLHMYEGRTSFETGRALGHENLGRVVEVGSGVSKVRIGEYVVLPFNIACGFCKQCERGLTNYCLTMQPEPAMAGAAYGFPDMGPYQGGQAELLRVPYGDFNALRLGEDAAERQVDYVMLADIFPTGYHATEMAGVKPGDQTLVYGAGPVGLMAAYSALLKGAGRVWVADHQPDRLRVAEEMGAIPVNTAEHNPAQVVKEATLGLGADNGCECVGYQAHDPQGREDAALALNGLIDAVRFTGGIGVVGVFLPEDPGGEEIQGTLEAQGRVSFDFGLMWFKGQKMGTGQAPVKRYNRALRDLIAGGKAEPSRIVSHELDLSEAPSAYEHFDARDDGWTKIVLHPNSP; encoded by the coding sequence ATGAAGGCAGCGGTATACGAAGGCCCGCGGAAGGTCACGGTCAAGGACGTGCCGGACGCGAAGATCGAGCACCCCTGCGACATCGTCGTAGAGGTCACCAGCACCAACATCTGCGGTTCCGACCTGCACATGTACGAAGGACGCACCTCCTTCGAGACCGGCCGGGCGCTGGGGCACGAGAACCTGGGGCGGGTCGTCGAGGTGGGTTCGGGCGTCTCGAAGGTCAGGATCGGGGAGTACGTGGTGCTGCCGTTCAACATCGCGTGCGGTTTCTGCAAGCAGTGCGAGCGCGGGCTGACGAACTACTGCCTGACCATGCAGCCCGAACCGGCGATGGCCGGCGCCGCCTACGGGTTCCCGGACATGGGCCCGTACCAGGGCGGTCAGGCGGAGCTGCTGCGCGTGCCGTACGGCGACTTCAACGCGCTGCGACTGGGCGAGGACGCGGCGGAGCGCCAGGTCGACTACGTGATGCTGGCCGACATCTTCCCCACCGGCTATCACGCCACGGAGATGGCCGGCGTCAAGCCGGGCGACCAGACCCTCGTCTACGGCGCGGGCCCCGTCGGACTGATGGCGGCCTACTCCGCGCTCCTGAAGGGCGCCGGCCGCGTCTGGGTGGCCGACCACCAGCCCGACCGGCTGCGCGTAGCCGAGGAGATGGGGGCGATCCCCGTCAACACCGCCGAGCACAACCCCGCGCAGGTCGTCAAGGAGGCCACCCTCGGCCTGGGCGCCGACAACGGCTGCGAGTGCGTCGGCTACCAGGCCCACGACCCGCAGGGCCGCGAGGACGCGGCGCTGGCCCTCAACGGCCTGATCGACGCCGTCCGCTTCACCGGTGGCATCGGCGTCGTCGGCGTCTTCCTCCCCGAGGACCCGGGCGGCGAGGAGATCCAGGGCACGCTCGAAGCACAGGGCCGCGTGTCCTTCGACTTCGGCCTGATGTGGTTCAAGGGCCAGAAGATGGGCACCGGACAGGCACCCGTCAAGCGGTACAACCGCGCCCTGCGCGACCTGATCGCCGGGGGCAAGGCCGAACCGAGCCGCATCGTCTCCCACGAACTCGACCTCTCAGAGGCGCCCAGCGCCTACGAGCACTTCGACGCCCGCGACGACGGCTGGACGAAGATCGTCCTCCACCCGAACAGCCCCTGA
- a CDS encoding nuclear transport factor 2 family protein, with protein MSDITEPAARRLLIDHTRDMALSDEDPAHIVDRTLTDDAVWVTDGTELTRGQLIAHAAPARKNVTAGHMRIDDLLVDGRRFAARCCLTAQHRKLGRVVSEWLLIGEVAEDGRVRRIHQLGRTPTAEPETGE; from the coding sequence ATGTCAGACATAACTGAGCCGGCGGCGCGCCGCCTCCTGATCGACCACACCCGCGACATGGCCCTCTCCGACGAGGACCCGGCACACATCGTGGATCGCACCCTGACCGACGATGCCGTCTGGGTCACCGACGGCACGGAGCTCACCCGCGGCCAGCTGATCGCGCATGCGGCCCCGGCCCGCAAGAACGTCACCGCCGGCCACATGAGGATCGACGATCTCCTCGTCGACGGCCGCCGATTCGCCGCACGCTGCTGCCTCACCGCGCAACACCGCAAGCTCGGCCGCGTAGTGAGCGAGTGGCTCCTGATCGGCGAGGTCGCCGAGGACGGACGGGTGCGGCGCATTCACCAACTCGGCCGTACGCCCACCGCGGAACCGGAGACGGGGGAGTGA
- a CDS encoding TetR/AcrR family transcriptional regulator yields MSEIRRRRQRVEVQRNRAALVSAAVRVLAERPEASMAEIASMAGVTRQTAYVHFGTREALLASVHDELSRRAFAVLEAADLEAGTAPEALGRFLTATGTLLAEQAAFGHSDSAPEADASRHVPIEQRLEDLIRRGRDSGEFTTALETSWLVAAVIALGHAADHQIRVGRMDAQGAAKQFRSTVMHLCGAEDPDRLL; encoded by the coding sequence GTGTCAGAGATAAGGCGTCGCCGTCAGCGGGTAGAGGTCCAACGCAACCGTGCCGCGCTGGTCTCGGCAGCGGTCCGGGTGCTTGCCGAGCGCCCCGAGGCGAGCATGGCGGAGATCGCTTCCATGGCCGGTGTGACACGGCAGACCGCCTACGTGCACTTCGGCACCCGTGAGGCACTCCTCGCTTCGGTGCACGACGAGCTGAGCCGCCGGGCGTTCGCCGTTCTGGAAGCTGCTGATCTTGAGGCCGGCACGGCCCCTGAAGCTCTTGGCCGATTCCTCACCGCGACCGGAACACTGCTGGCCGAGCAGGCGGCGTTCGGTCATTCAGACAGCGCCCCGGAAGCAGACGCGTCGCGTCACGTGCCGATCGAGCAGCGTCTGGAGGACCTGATCCGCCGTGGGCGCGACAGCGGCGAGTTCACGACCGCCCTGGAGACGAGTTGGCTGGTCGCCGCGGTGATCGCACTCGGCCACGCCGCCGACCATCAGATCCGCGTCGGTCGCATGGACGCACAGGGCGCGGCGAAGCAATTCCGCTCGACAGTGATGCACTTGTGCGGCGCCGAGGACCCTGACCGTTTGCTGTGA